Proteins encoded in a region of the Triticum dicoccoides isolate Atlit2015 ecotype Zavitan chromosome 3A, WEW_v2.0, whole genome shotgun sequence genome:
- the LOC119271012 gene encoding uncharacterized protein LOC119271012: MVISAEPPPAALPSDPTAGGGAGEAGGAAVEAVITPSSARRGALSSLPSTLKTWGSHRMLRCAPVNRAGDAIAPARRSSSQQLDEVSERLLLGLREASAAAAAAPGGGSAAEDDESPGAGEAASPRPSKARTRRRRRALMPSPAPGASASPQASERERRLVRADALDRARFSATLSAEEIEEDVYALTGARPRRRPRRRRPRAVQKQLDMLLPGAWLSEITAEFYRVPDDR, encoded by the exons ATGGTGATCTCGGCGGAGCCGCCGCCCGCGGCTCTGCCGTCGGATCCCACCGCGGGAGGCGGCGCCGGGGAGGCGGGGGGCGCGGCCGTGGAGGCGGTGATTACGCCGTCGAGCGCGCGCCGCGGGGCCCTGTCGTCGCTCCCGTCGACGCTGAAGACGTGGGGGAGCCACCGGATGCTGCGCTGCGCCCCCGTCAACCGCGCCGGCGACGCCATCGCCCCGGCCAGGCGGTCCTCCTCGCAGCAGCTCGACGAGGTCAGCGAGaggctcctcctcggcctccgcgaggcttcggcggcggcggcggcggcgcccggcGGTGGCAGCGCCGCGGAGGACGACGAGTCCCCGGGGGCCGGCGAGGCGGCCTCTCCGCGTCCGTCGAAGGCGCGCACCCGACGACGCCGCCGCGCCTTGATGCCGTCCCCCGCGCCCGGCGCGAGCGCCTCGCCCCAGGCGTCGGAGCGCGAGCGGAGGCTGGTCCGCGCCGACGCGCTCGACAGGGCGCGGTTCTCCGCGACGCTCTCCGCCGAGGAGATCGAGGAGGACGTGTACGCGCTGACCGGcgcgcgcccgcgccgccgcccccggcgcCGCCGGCCCCGCGCCGTGCAGAAGCAGCTCGAT ATGCTACTTCCCGGCGCGTGGCTATCGGAGATCACCGCCGAGTTCTACCGGGTGCCGGACGATCGCTGA